A window of Bradyrhizobium sp. AZCC 1610 contains these coding sequences:
- a CDS encoding regulator, which translates to MGTTGTAGTSGFKPALWTPGDWNALFGFGTNILVNMLVLTGLLRFVLKMPDSIVFGRILPALGLMMCLSTFYYAYLAYRLAQKTGRNDVCALPSGVSVPHMFIVTFVIMLPITLKTGDPVKGWSAGLVWVFFQSFILMIGGFIAPYIRKITPRAALLGTLAGVSVTFISMRPALEMYMTPQIGLVCFAIILVSWFGGVKYWRGMPAGLVAIAAGMLIAWGSNLFGLGLGGLSLKGVGDAFANFGFSVPLPAFGQVFSGFEFLGIILVTAIPFGIYDLVEAMDNVESAEAAGDEYPTTRVLTADGVVSLIGCLMGNPFINAVYIGHPGWKAMGGRIGYSAATGLMVVLLSWFGIISVLLALVPVVAISPILLYIGMLIGAQAFQATPVKHAPAVVLALTPHLAAWAKLQIDTMLGSTITAAQSVGGLAADKVDAVKTAAIASLPQQGVLYRGLEVMGGGSILAGLVLGAIGVFVIERDFLKASAFALAGAVMTYFGFMHGEAVGIGVTPGVALAYVVMAAGLFALAKSSPSASYSSQVPAAAPAE; encoded by the coding sequence ATGGGCACGACGGGGACTGCAGGTACTTCAGGATTCAAGCCGGCCTTGTGGACGCCGGGCGACTGGAACGCGTTGTTCGGTTTTGGCACCAACATTCTCGTCAACATGCTGGTGCTGACCGGCCTGTTGCGCTTCGTGCTGAAGATGCCTGATAGCATCGTGTTCGGCCGCATCCTGCCGGCGCTCGGCCTGATGATGTGCCTCTCCACCTTTTACTACGCCTACCTCGCTTACAGGCTGGCGCAGAAGACCGGCCGCAACGACGTCTGCGCGCTGCCGTCGGGCGTCAGCGTGCCCCACATGTTCATCGTCACCTTCGTGATCATGCTGCCGATCACTCTCAAGACCGGCGACCCCGTCAAGGGCTGGTCGGCCGGTCTCGTCTGGGTGTTCTTCCAGAGCTTTATCCTGATGATCGGCGGCTTCATCGCGCCTTATATCCGAAAGATCACCCCGCGCGCCGCGCTGCTCGGCACGCTCGCCGGCGTCTCCGTCACCTTCATCTCGATGCGCCCGGCGCTGGAGATGTACATGACGCCGCAGATCGGGCTGGTCTGTTTTGCCATCATTCTGGTGAGCTGGTTCGGCGGCGTGAAATATTGGAGAGGCATGCCGGCCGGCCTCGTCGCCATCGCGGCCGGCATGCTCATCGCCTGGGGTTCGAACCTGTTCGGTCTCGGCCTTGGTGGGTTGAGCCTGAAGGGCGTCGGCGACGCCTTTGCGAACTTCGGCTTCTCGGTGCCGTTACCTGCCTTCGGCCAGGTCTTCTCCGGCTTTGAATTCCTCGGCATCATTCTGGTCACGGCAATTCCGTTCGGCATCTACGACCTCGTCGAGGCCATGGACAATGTCGAAAGCGCGGAAGCGGCCGGCGACGAATATCCGACCACGCGGGTGCTGACCGCGGACGGTGTCGTCAGCCTGATCGGCTGCCTGATGGGCAATCCCTTCATCAACGCTGTTTACATCGGCCATCCCGGCTGGAAGGCGATGGGCGGGCGGATCGGCTATTCCGCGGCGACCGGCCTCATGGTGGTGCTGCTGTCGTGGTTCGGCATCATCTCGGTATTGCTGGCGCTGGTGCCTGTGGTCGCGATCTCGCCGATCCTGCTCTATATCGGCATGCTGATCGGCGCGCAGGCGTTCCAGGCCACGCCGGTCAAGCACGCGCCTGCGGTCGTGCTGGCATTGACGCCGCATCTCGCGGCGTGGGCGAAGCTGCAGATCGACACCATGCTGGGATCGACGATCACGGCCGCGCAGAGCGTTGGCGGTCTGGCCGCCGACAAGGTCGACGCGGTCAAGACCGCAGCCATCGCGTCGCTGCCGCAGCAGGGCGTGCTCTATCGCGGCCTCGAAGTGATGGGCGGCGGCTCGATCCTCGCCGGCCTCGTGCTCGGCGCGATCGGCGTGTTCGTGATCGAGCGCGATTTTCTCAAAGCTTCGGCCTTTGCGCTGGCCGGCGCCGTCATGACCTATTTCGGCTTCATGCACGGCGAGGCCGTCGGCATCGGCGTCACGCCGGGCGTGGCGCTGGCCTACGTGGTGATGGCGGCCGGACTGTTCGCGCTGGCGAAGAGCAGCCCGAGCGCGAGTTACAGTTCGCAAGTGCCGGCGGCAGCACCGGCGGAGTAG
- a CDS encoding CmcJ/NvfI family oxidoreductase yields the protein MGLQQAKLESLPFVTAELNYLAPTPGKPRTYAFDPPPGEPKSTALPEPHNVPIFDARLIAGNLSLDREGFALVRHPTIVKNFYDDKEVRSVYYPAVEAFLKATLKADRVFIFDHTVRKRVEGAADIRGAGPRQPATRVHVDQTDSSGANRVREHLPDEADKLLKGRVQVINVWRPIRGPLRDTPLAMCDGQTVEAGDLVASDLIYPNRSGETYSVKYNPNHRWYYIPEMRTDEALLLKCYDSATDGRTRFGPHTAFIDPTTPVDAAPRESIELRTLVFHRN from the coding sequence ATGGGCCTGCAGCAAGCAAAACTCGAATCGCTTCCCTTCGTGACGGCCGAGCTGAACTATCTCGCGCCGACACCGGGAAAACCCCGCACCTACGCCTTCGATCCGCCGCCGGGCGAACCCAAATCGACCGCGCTGCCCGAACCGCACAACGTCCCGATCTTCGACGCGCGCCTGATCGCCGGCAACCTCTCTTTGGACCGCGAAGGTTTTGCGCTGGTCCGCCATCCCACCATCGTCAAGAATTTCTACGACGATAAGGAAGTCAGAAGCGTCTACTATCCCGCCGTGGAAGCCTTCCTGAAAGCGACGCTCAAAGCTGACCGCGTCTTCATCTTCGACCACACCGTGCGCAAGCGCGTGGAGGGTGCCGCCGATATCAGGGGCGCCGGTCCGCGCCAGCCCGCAACGCGCGTCCATGTCGACCAGACCGACAGTTCGGGCGCCAATCGCGTTCGCGAGCATCTGCCCGATGAGGCGGACAAACTTCTGAAGGGACGCGTGCAGGTCATCAACGTCTGGCGGCCGATCCGCGGTCCGCTGCGCGATACTCCGCTTGCGATGTGCGACGGTCAAACTGTCGAGGCGGGCGATCTCGTCGCCTCCGACCTGATCTATCCGAACCGCAGCGGCGAGACCTATTCCGTAAAATACAATCCGAACCATCGCTGGTACTACATTCCGGAAATGCGGACCGACGAGGCGCTGCTGCTGAAGTGCTACGATTCCGCAACCGACGGCCGCACGCGGTTCGGGCCGCATACCGCGTTCATCGATCCGACCACGCCGGTTGATGCTGCCCCGCGCGAAAGCATCGAGCTGCGGACGCTGGTGTTCCACCGGAACTGA
- a CDS encoding hydantoinase B/oxoprolinase family protein: MSAKIDPITRSVVQHRLSSIVKEMGEAMLRTSYSQILNSSRDFSLAICDTGGRLIAQADHLPVHVGALPWATLAVEERFKDVQRGDVILLNDPYHGGSHLPDLTAFVPVFAGDKRLLWTIVRAHQSDIGGATHGAYNPAATEIYQEGLRVPPIKLYEAGKLRGDLLDLLALNIRNPREFRGDLAAMLGAAHLGERRLSRLFAEFGAPVVEAAVEAILDATEQQTRAVVSTWKDGVFHGEAFLDDDGHGRTDIRIAAKVTKKGSDVEVDLSDSDPQSTSFVNSSHANMQAAVAMAFAYLIDAEIPKNTGALRPLKVVAKQGTVVWADPGRPVTLCTSHPSNEIVEAIVKALSASCPERAMAGWSRRFRIAIQGEDPRTGKNFIWHLFQARPGGGASSGGDGWSSIGEWHSVGGLKFGSLEVAEVRFPLHFRRHEFRSGSGGDGQFRGGLGVSLDLVLETEKIAKGNTAGDGARHGPCGMLGGEDGKPHHYRLLSEGCEPRVLRTKEVGIELRPGDCLEIRSSGGGGWGPPDKRSAKARQRDREQGLTDVAAKQASS; the protein is encoded by the coding sequence ATGTCCGCCAAGATCGATCCCATCACGCGCTCCGTCGTCCAGCACCGCCTCAGTTCGATCGTGAAAGAGATGGGCGAAGCCATGCTTCGCACCTCCTATTCGCAAATCCTCAATTCCAGCCGCGATTTTTCGCTGGCGATCTGCGACACCGGCGGACGCCTGATCGCGCAGGCCGATCACCTTCCGGTTCACGTTGGCGCGCTGCCATGGGCGACGCTTGCGGTCGAGGAGCGGTTCAAGGACGTGCAACGGGGCGACGTCATCCTGCTCAACGATCCCTATCATGGCGGCAGCCATCTGCCTGACTTGACCGCCTTCGTGCCGGTCTTCGCCGGCGACAAGCGGCTGCTCTGGACCATCGTGCGCGCGCACCAGAGCGATATCGGCGGCGCCACCCATGGCGCCTATAATCCCGCCGCCACCGAGATCTATCAGGAAGGTCTGCGCGTCCCGCCAATAAAACTCTATGAGGCCGGCAAGCTGCGTGGCGATCTGCTCGATCTGCTGGCGCTGAACATTCGTAACCCCAGGGAATTTCGCGGCGATCTCGCCGCCATGCTCGGCGCAGCGCATCTCGGCGAGCGGCGGCTGTCGCGGCTGTTTGCCGAGTTCGGCGCGCCTGTCGTCGAGGCGGCGGTCGAAGCGATCCTCGACGCGACCGAGCAGCAGACCCGCGCTGTCGTTTCGACCTGGAAGGACGGCGTCTTCCACGGCGAGGCGTTTCTCGACGATGACGGCCACGGCCGCACCGACATCCGCATCGCCGCCAAGGTCACCAAGAAAGGCAGCGACGTCGAGGTCGATCTGTCCGACTCCGATCCGCAATCCACCAGTTTTGTGAACTCGTCGCACGCCAACATGCAAGCCGCGGTTGCGATGGCGTTTGCCTACCTGATCGACGCTGAAATTCCCAAGAACACCGGCGCGCTGCGGCCGCTGAAGGTAGTTGCAAAACAGGGCACGGTGGTGTGGGCCGATCCGGGCCGGCCGGTGACCTTGTGCACCAGCCATCCCTCGAATGAAATCGTCGAAGCCATCGTGAAGGCGCTGTCGGCGTCGTGCCCGGAGCGTGCGATGGCCGGCTGGAGCCGCCGATTCCGGATCGCGATCCAGGGCGAGGACCCGCGCACGGGAAAGAATTTCATCTGGCATTTGTTCCAGGCGCGGCCGGGCGGCGGCGCGTCGTCGGGCGGCGACGGCTGGTCGTCGATCGGCGAGTGGCATTCGGTCGGCGGGCTGAAGTTCGGCAGCCTGGAGGTCGCCGAGGTGCGCTTTCCCCTGCATTTCCGCCGCCACGAATTCCGCTCCGGCTCCGGCGGCGACGGCCAGTTTCGAGGCGGCCTCGGCGTGTCGCTCGATCTGGTGCTGGAAACCGAGAAGATCGCGAAAGGCAACACCGCGGGTGACGGCGCGCGCCACGGTCCCTGCGGCATGCTCGGCGGCGAGGACGGCAAGCCGCATCACTATCGCCTGCTGTCCGAAGGCTGCGAGCCGCGCGTGCTGCGCACCAAGGAAGTCGGCATCGAGCTGCGTCCCGGCGATTGCCTCGAGATCCGTTCCTCCGGCGGCGGCGGTTGGGGGCCGCCTGACAAGCGATCGGCGAAGGCGCGCCAACGCGACCGCGAGCAGGGCCTGACGGACGTCGCGGCGAAGCAGGCGTCCTCATGA
- a CDS encoding aspartate aminotransferase family protein, producing the protein MYPDPNSSSQKMYDRALASLPGGNTRTTVFMKPYPIYAARGEGCRVWDLDGNDYIDCINNFTSQIHGHAHPALIRAATAQLALGSAFGLPTESEVELAELLVSRLPSVEQVRFANSGTEAVMMALKAARAHTGRPRIAKCEGAYHGSYDYAEVSLDPTPEAWGRNAPVSVAYAKGTPDNVLADVVTIPFNDTEAAVSLIREHGEGLACVLVDPMPNRAGLAPADHAYLEALRKVTREVGALLIFDEVITFRLGYRGAQGIWNIDPDLTTLGKIIGGGFPVGAIGGHRYVMAVFDPRPGKPALPHGGTFSANPMTMRAGIAAMELLDDAAFARLDAMGEAVRSGIDAAFKRHGVPGGTVGLGSLLKIHFADRPIRDYRSAYLSEQEARRQAVFTRAFLNRGVLAAGNGLMALSTPMTDADIHAIIDAASGALDEVARTP; encoded by the coding sequence ATGTACCCGGATCCGAACTCGTCCTCGCAAAAGATGTACGACCGCGCGCTGGCGAGCCTGCCCGGCGGCAACACCCGCACCACCGTGTTCATGAAGCCCTATCCGATCTACGCCGCGCGCGGCGAGGGCTGCCGGGTCTGGGATCTCGACGGCAACGACTATATCGACTGCATCAACAATTTTACCTCGCAGATCCACGGCCACGCTCATCCCGCATTGATAAGAGCGGCCACCGCGCAACTGGCGCTGGGGTCGGCGTTCGGCTTGCCAACGGAATCCGAGGTCGAGCTTGCCGAACTGCTCGTTTCGCGATTGCCCTCGGTCGAACAGGTCAGGTTTGCGAACTCCGGCACGGAAGCCGTGATGATGGCGCTGAAAGCGGCGCGTGCGCATACCGGCCGCCCCAGGATCGCCAAATGCGAGGGCGCCTATCACGGTTCTTATGACTACGCCGAGGTGAGCCTCGATCCGACACCGGAGGCCTGGGGCCGCAACGCGCCGGTTTCGGTTGCCTACGCGAAGGGCACGCCCGACAATGTACTGGCCGACGTCGTCACCATTCCCTTCAACGACACTGAAGCCGCCGTCAGCCTGATCCGCGAGCACGGCGAGGGGCTCGCCTGCGTGCTGGTCGATCCCATGCCGAACCGTGCCGGTCTCGCACCGGCGGATCACGCTTATCTGGAGGCACTTCGAAAAGTCACGCGCGAGGTCGGCGCGCTCCTGATCTTCGACGAGGTCATCACCTTTCGCCTCGGCTATCGCGGCGCGCAGGGCATCTGGAATATCGATCCAGATCTGACTACGCTCGGCAAGATCATCGGCGGCGGCTTTCCGGTCGGTGCGATCGGCGGCCACCGGTATGTCATGGCGGTGTTCGATCCGCGCCCGGGCAAGCCGGCGCTGCCGCATGGCGGCACGTTCTCCGCCAATCCGATGACGATGCGCGCCGGGATCGCCGCGATGGAGCTGCTCGACGACGCGGCCTTTGCGCGGCTCGACGCGATGGGCGAGGCGGTGCGCTCCGGCATCGACGCCGCATTCAAGCGCCACGGCGTACCCGGCGGTACGGTGGGCCTCGGCTCGCTGCTCAAGATTCATTTCGCCGACCGCCCGATCCGCGACTATCGCTCGGCCTATCTGAGCGAGCAGGAGGCGCGGCGACAGGCGGTGTTTACCCGCGCATTTCTCAATCGCGGCGTGCTGGCCGCGGGCAATGGCTTGATGGCATTGTCGACCCCGATGACGGATGCCGATATACATGCGATCATCGATGCGGCGTCGGGCGCGCTCGACGAAGTCGCACGCACGCCGTGA
- a CDS encoding SDR family oxidoreductase: MQVTMKDRVAVVTGGSKGIGLAVARQFAVSGAKVAMLARGAQDLKAARELLVKDGLEVRDYVCDVSKASDISKAHDKITADLGPVDILVNNAGTARTMTFENISDEAWQEDLDLKLFAAIRFSRLVWPGMKARKWGRIINVLNTYAKAPAASSAPTSVSRAAGMALTKVMASEGGEHNILVNAMLVGLIMSDQWVKRHAAQAPEMDFEVFAKNLAKGTPLGRIGTAEEFANLACFLASEQGSFITGTAINVDGGRSPVV, translated from the coding sequence ATGCAAGTCACGATGAAAGATCGCGTCGCCGTCGTCACCGGCGGCAGCAAGGGGATTGGGCTCGCCGTCGCGCGGCAATTCGCCGTCTCCGGCGCCAAGGTCGCGATGCTGGCGCGCGGCGCGCAAGACCTGAAGGCCGCGCGGGAGCTGCTCGTCAAGGACGGCCTCGAGGTTCGCGATTATGTCTGCGACGTCTCGAAGGCTTCGGACATTTCGAAGGCGCACGACAAGATCACCGCCGATCTCGGCCCTGTCGACATCCTCGTCAACAACGCGGGCACCGCGCGGACGATGACCTTCGAGAACATCTCCGACGAAGCCTGGCAGGAAGACCTCGATCTCAAACTGTTTGCCGCGATCCGTTTCAGCCGGCTGGTCTGGCCGGGCATGAAGGCGCGCAAATGGGGCCGCATCATCAACGTGCTCAATACCTACGCCAAGGCGCCGGCCGCCTCGTCGGCGCCCACCTCGGTATCGCGGGCGGCCGGCATGGCGCTGACCAAGGTGATGGCGAGCGAAGGCGGCGAGCACAACATCCTGGTCAATGCCATGCTGGTCGGCCTGATCATGAGCGATCAATGGGTGAAGCGGCACGCGGCGCAGGCGCCGGAGATGGACTTCGAGGTATTTGCGAAAAACCTCGCCAAGGGCACCCCGCTGGGGCGCATCGGCACGGCGGAGGAATTCGCCAACCTGGCCTGCTTCCTCGCTTCCGAGCAGGGATCGTTCATCACTGGCACCGCCATCAATGTCGATGGCGGCCGTTCGCCGGTGGTTTAA
- a CDS encoding NAD(P)/FAD-dependent oxidoreductase has protein sequence MNTSNVRWPSSLWAAVTPSGPELPELTGTQEVDVIVIGGGFTGLSTALHLREAGVDVAIVEAAEPGWGASGRNNGQVIPTLSRPDPEDIVAKHGEAGERFVGMLRDSASYLFDVTRRYNIDAEGEQAGWVQPVHSPGRIKIAERRVRQWSKFGAPVELLSREQTRNMLGSDAWFGGFWNKTGGHINPLALARGLARAVLGLGARIYARSPAESFERRNDRWVVKTAKGEISGRALVVATNAYSGEFSKSLVPDIAREVMPVLSWQMATQPLSDNVRKTIIAGRQAMSDTHSELYFARYDARSRLVTGGAVIGPGNKVERIKARVTERLQRLWPQIGEVSFDYIWNGYVGMTTDFLPRIHKLGPNAYGWTGCNGRAVALTIPLGSELAKAVRGVPENELALPFTEPVPIVAHGMLRKLAPLMLLVYRRRDAREMA, from the coding sequence ATGAATACGAGCAACGTCCGCTGGCCTTCTTCGCTGTGGGCGGCCGTGACGCCATCGGGGCCTGAATTGCCTGAATTGACCGGCACACAAGAGGTGGACGTGATCGTGATCGGCGGCGGCTTCACTGGCCTTTCCACCGCGCTGCATCTGCGCGAGGCGGGCGTAGATGTCGCGATCGTCGAGGCGGCGGAGCCGGGCTGGGGCGCCTCGGGGCGCAACAACGGCCAGGTGATCCCGACGCTGTCGCGGCCCGATCCGGAGGACATTGTCGCCAAACACGGCGAGGCGGGAGAACGTTTTGTCGGCATGCTGCGCGACAGTGCTTCTTATCTCTTCGACGTGACAAGGCGCTACAACATCGATGCCGAAGGGGAGCAGGCCGGCTGGGTTCAGCCGGTGCATTCGCCGGGTCGCATCAAGATTGCCGAACGGCGGGTGCGGCAGTGGTCGAAGTTCGGCGCGCCCGTTGAGCTGCTCTCGCGCGAGCAGACGCGGAACATGCTCGGCTCCGATGCATGGTTCGGCGGCTTCTGGAACAAGACCGGCGGCCACATCAACCCGCTGGCGCTGGCCCGCGGTCTCGCGCGCGCCGTGCTTGGGCTTGGCGCACGCATCTACGCGCGCTCCCCGGCCGAAAGCTTCGAGCGCCGCAACGATCGCTGGGTGGTGAAGACCGCGAAGGGTGAGATCTCCGGCCGCGCGTTGGTGGTAGCGACCAACGCCTATAGCGGCGAATTTTCAAAGTCGCTGGTGCCTGACATCGCGCGCGAGGTGATGCCGGTGCTGTCCTGGCAGATGGCGACGCAGCCCTTGTCCGACAACGTCCGCAAGACCATCATTGCCGGCCGGCAGGCGATGTCGGATACCCATAGCGAGCTCTATTTCGCGCGCTATGACGCCCGAAGCCGGCTCGTCACCGGTGGCGCGGTGATCGGCCCCGGCAACAAGGTCGAACGGATCAAGGCGCGCGTCACCGAACGCCTGCAGCGGCTGTGGCCGCAGATCGGCGAGGTCTCGTTCGATTATATCTGGAACGGCTATGTCGGCATGACCACGGACTTCCTGCCGCGCATTCACAAGCTCGGTCCCAATGCCTATGGCTGGACCGGCTGCAACGGCCGCGCAGTCGCGCTGACGATCCCGCTTGGCAGTGAACTGGCAAAGGCCGTCCGCGGCGTGCCGGAAAACGAACTGGCGCTGCCGTTCACCGAGCCGGTGCCGATCGTAGCGCACGGCATGCTGCGCAAGCTCGCGCCGCTGATGCTGCTGGTCTACCGCCGCAGAGATGCGAGGGAGATGGCGTGA
- a CDS encoding VOC family protein, with translation MALKNVIGIDHAVVMVKDLDKSAENYKRLGFSVSPRGTHSAHMGSGNYTIMFDPDYMELLGVLTPTEHNAPARAFLETSGEGIERIAFTAVDSAEGAEEIRARGYTPVGPTDFERPVTMPDGSMSAAKFRTFQWPTAEAPGGVRIFACQHKTRETVWIPELMKHANGAKRLKQVLIVTPEPADDAAQLASMIDREARVEPDGVIAVPSGGDRADFVFLTKTQLGTRYPDVPLAGLPERGGAGLVIAADVAAAEKALGAVGVKSADGVVVPPAAGNGTMLAFVKG, from the coding sequence GTGGCACTCAAAAACGTCATCGGAATCGATCACGCCGTGGTCATGGTGAAGGACCTCGACAAATCAGCCGAAAACTACAAACGGCTCGGCTTTTCGGTGTCGCCGCGCGGCACCCACAGCGCCCATATGGGATCGGGCAACTACACCATCATGTTCGACCCTGACTATATGGAATTGCTCGGCGTGCTGACGCCGACAGAACATAATGCTCCGGCGCGGGCGTTTCTTGAAACGAGCGGCGAAGGGATCGAGCGCATTGCCTTCACGGCGGTGGACTCGGCTGAAGGCGCCGAGGAAATTCGCGCGCGCGGTTATACGCCGGTTGGACCCACCGACTTCGAGCGGCCGGTGACGATGCCGGATGGCAGCATGTCTGCCGCGAAGTTTCGGACCTTCCAATGGCCAACGGCGGAAGCGCCCGGCGGCGTGCGCATCTTTGCCTGCCAGCACAAGACGCGCGAGACGGTGTGGATTCCTGAACTGATGAAGCATGCCAATGGCGCCAAGCGCCTGAAGCAGGTGCTGATCGTAACCCCGGAGCCGGCAGACGACGCCGCGCAACTCGCGAGCATGATCGATCGTGAGGCAAGGGTCGAACCGGACGGTGTCATTGCGGTTCCCTCGGGCGGCGACCGCGCCGATTTCGTATTCCTGACAAAGACCCAGCTCGGTACCCGCTACCCTGACGTCCCGCTGGCGGGACTGCCCGAGCGTGGCGGCGCGGGGCTTGTGATCGCGGCCGATGTCGCTGCGGCGGAGAAAGCGCTGGGTGCTGTCGGCGTGAAAAGCGCTGACGGGGTTGTGGTGCCGCCGGCTGCAGGCAACGGCACGATGCTGGCGTTCGTGAAGGGCTAG
- a CDS encoding HU family DNA-binding protein: MATQMSKSQLIEKIATTTEVSKKEVKNVMDTLVDVGHKELKKNGVFLVPGFAKFVVVKKPATKARKGTNPFTGEEMMFKAKPARKIVRARPVKAAKDAV, from the coding sequence ATGGCTACCCAAATGTCTAAGTCGCAGCTGATCGAAAAGATCGCGACCACCACCGAAGTTTCGAAGAAGGAAGTCAAGAACGTGATGGACACGCTCGTTGACGTTGGCCACAAGGAGCTCAAGAAGAACGGGGTGTTCCTCGTCCCCGGCTTCGCGAAGTTCGTCGTGGTCAAGAAGCCCGCGACCAAGGCTCGGAAGGGCACCAACCCCTTCACGGGCGAGGAAATGATGTTCAAGGCCAAGCCGGCCCGCAAGATCGTCCGGGCCCGCCCGGTCAAGGCCGCCAAGGACGCGGTTTAA
- a CDS encoding MFS transporter, whose protein sequence is MDGKADGADINIRALIFALLALACGHMLSTLLRTIPAISLDVMAADFATAPQTLASLTSIYHFAFAASQIPVGAAMDRFGVRPVSLSLLAGTIVGALASGLATGPEGFLFGQFLLGVATSGMLMCPMTLAAKQMSAARFGLWSGIILSIGNIGMLLSASPLAFVVELWGWRAGFWISAGFGAVVAIAVFLLVPKQPAAHADRSSPLSQMAEVLRIGLSYQLRGLIALALVSLAASLVLRGLWGGPWLMEIKALGRIEAGNMLGLFTLALIAGPVLMGILDRSIGHRREVLAATHCFAALLLALMAAGAPHYPLSELLSVKAMPAQIDGALFALIGIAISTQPLLYGMTRQLIDAQNAGKALSAINLAFFLGAALMQSTTGVVATIFGLPAVLLFMAATLIVGTIVFLMHT, encoded by the coding sequence ATGGACGGCAAGGCCGATGGCGCGGATATTAACATCCGCGCCCTGATTTTCGCGCTGCTGGCGCTGGCCTGCGGCCACATGCTGTCGACGCTCTTGCGCACTATTCCGGCGATCAGCCTCGATGTGATGGCGGCTGACTTCGCTACGGCCCCGCAGACGCTGGCGAGCCTCACCTCGATCTATCATTTCGCCTTCGCCGCCTCGCAGATTCCGGTCGGCGCCGCGATGGATCGCTTCGGCGTGCGCCCGGTTTCCCTGAGCCTCCTTGCCGGAACCATCGTCGGCGCGCTGGCGTCCGGGCTCGCGACCGGGCCGGAGGGCTTTCTGTTCGGGCAGTTCCTGCTCGGCGTCGCCACCTCGGGCATGCTGATGTGCCCGATGACGCTGGCCGCCAAGCAGATGTCGGCGGCGCGCTTTGGCCTGTGGTCGGGCATCATCCTGTCGATCGGCAATATCGGCATGCTGTTGTCGGCAAGCCCGCTGGCTTTTGTCGTCGAACTCTGGGGATGGCGCGCGGGATTCTGGATCTCCGCAGGCTTCGGCGCTGTGGTGGCGATTGCGGTGTTCCTGCTGGTCCCGAAACAGCCGGCTGCGCATGCGGACCGATCTTCGCCGCTCTCACAAATGGCCGAGGTGCTGCGCATCGGTCTCTCGTATCAGCTTCGCGGCCTGATCGCGCTGGCGCTGGTGTCGCTCGCGGCCTCGCTGGTGCTGCGGGGATTGTGGGGCGGCCCATGGCTGATGGAGATCAAGGCGCTCGGCCGCATCGAGGCGGGCAATATGCTCGGCCTGTTCACGCTCGCCTTGATCGCTGGCCCCGTCCTGATGGGGATTCTCGATCGCAGCATCGGCCACCGCCGCGAAGTGCTGGCTGCCACGCATTGCTTTGCCGCGCTGCTGCTCGCCCTGATGGCGGCCGGCGCACCGCATTATCCGCTGTCCGAACTGCTCAGTGTGAAGGCCATGCCGGCCCAGATCGACGGCGCGCTGTTCGCCCTGATCGGCATCGCCATATCGACGCAGCCATTGCTTTACGGCATGACGCGGCAGCTCATAGACGCGCAGAATGCCGGCAAGGCGCTGTCGGCAATCAATCTCGCGTTCTTCCTTGGCGCGGCGCTGATGCAATCGACGACGGGCGTGGTGGCGACGATCTTCGGCCTTCCTGCAGTGCTGCTATTCATGGCCGCGACCTTGATCGTCGGGACGATTGTGTTTTTGATGCATACCTGA